Genomic segment of Streptomyces sp. NA02950:
CTGGTCGCGCTCGGGGTCCCGGCCGACCACGGTTGGGTCTCCCTCAACCTCCTCGCGAACACGGAGGAAGAGAGCACTGTCAGTGCTCCGCGGGAAGGGGGAGGCGCAGTCGTCTCGGGCGTTGGATGTCCCGGAGGATCCAGTGCCTGCACCGCTGTTCCACGATCACGTAGAGCGTCCATGCCAGGCCGAGGGAGACGAGGAAGGCGGCGGTCGTCGCTGCGAGGGCAGCGGCGGTGTCGATGCGCATGACCAGGATGTGGATCATGTGGAAGGCGAAGGACCGCTCTGCCGGGCGCACCAGACGGGGGTGGCGCCATCTGCCGACGAACGAACACGCAGAGGTGCCGAGGTGCCGGTCGGCGCCCTGTTCTTTCGTGCTGCCCAGCCCTACATGGTCCGGTATGCCCGGAGAAAGGTCCGCACTCCCTCGACGACGAGTGGCCGGACGCGGGTGTCCTCCGCGGCATTCGCGGAACCGAGCCTGTCCAGCGCGACGCCGAAGGTCAGCGCGATGAACTGGTCGGCCGCGAGTCGGGGGTCGGGGACGTCGAGCAGCCCGGCCGCGGCGAGGGCGGCGAACCGCTCGGCAAGTGCCTCGTCGGGGGTGTCGGCCATGGAGTTGTAGCCCCGGTGCGGCAGGTGGCCGGATTCCGCCCGGACCAGTCGTTGCAGCGTGGCGTACTCCGCCGAGCCGAGCATGTCGGTCGCGATGCGCATCGAGAAGGTGACCAGGGCGTCCTCGAGCTCGGCGACCTCGGTGAGGTCGGTGAGGGTGTCGTCGAGGGTGTGCCGGATCGTGGTGATCAGTGACTGGCCGATGGCGTCGACGACTGCTTGCAGCAGCGTCTGCTTGTCGCCGAAGTAGTCGTAGACCGTCCGCTTGGATACCTCGGCCCGGGCGGCGACCGCGTCGACGCTGGACCGGTCGAAGCCGTCTGCGAGGAACAGTTCCCGGGCCG
This window contains:
- a CDS encoding TetR/AcrR family transcriptional regulator, with protein sequence MPTTKTLREGSTRKRAAILSAARELFLADGFDRSSVDAVAARAEVSKRTVYDYFGDKQTLLQAVVDAIGQSLITTIRHTLDDTLTDLTEVAELEDALVTFSMRIATDMLGSAEYATLQRLVRAESGHLPHRGYNSMADTPDEALAERFAALAAAGLLDVPDPRLAADQFIALTFGVALDRLGSANAAEDTRVRPLVVEGVRTFLRAYRTM